One stretch of Tissierellales bacterium DNA includes these proteins:
- the hemC gene encoding hydroxymethylbilane synthase, with translation MKVVVGARGSKLSVTQTNSVIDALKKAHPHLDIELKTIKTKGDILRETSIGKIGGKGVFVKEIEKELLNGGIDMAVHSMKDMPGILPKGLKLSYVPEREDYRDVLVLREGLNSLEDLPIGGKIGTGSKRRKYQLLRHRNDLNISDIRGNIETRIKKIELENLDGVVLAAAGIKRLGLDKKLKDRIVYLDKEILLPSPCQGILAIEIREDDRKMEELLKSISHEKTEIQAKVERGFLKGAGGSCKVPVGAYCDIHGDKLILEGFLGTEDGEVLIDKTLEGDRNSLEELGYNLARIMIKERDAK, from the coding sequence ATGAAGGTTGTAGTTGGAGCTAGAGGAAGCAAATTATCAGTTACTCAAACTAATTCAGTAATAGATGCGTTGAAAAAAGCCCATCCTCATTTAGATATAGAATTGAAAACAATAAAGACTAAAGGAGATATTTTAAGAGAAACTTCTATAGGTAAAATTGGTGGAAAGGGAGTATTTGTAAAGGAAATAGAAAAAGAACTTTTAAACGGTGGAATTGATATGGCCGTACATAGTATGAAGGACATGCCAGGAATTCTTCCTAAAGGATTAAAATTATCCTATGTTCCTGAAAGGGAAGATTATAGGGATGTATTAGTTCTTAGAGAAGGATTAAATAGCTTAGAAGATTTACCTATTGGGGGCAAAATAGGTACAGGAAGTAAGAGAAGAAAATACCAATTATTGAGACATAGAAATGATTTAAATATATCGGATATAAGAGGAAATATAGAAACTAGAATTAAAAAGATAGAATTAGAAAATTTAGATGGAGTAGTATTGGCAGCTGCAGGAATTAAAAGATTGGGACTTGATAAAAAATTAAAAGATAGAATTGTGTACCTAGATAAAGAAATATTATTGCCTTCCCCTTGTCAAGGAATTCTTGCTATTGAAATAAGAGAAGATGATAGAAAGATGGAAGAATTATTAAAAAGTATATCTCATGAAAAAACAGAAATACAGGCAAAAGTAGAAAGGGGATTTTTAAAAGGAGCAGGAGGAAGTTGTAAAGTTCCTGTAGGAGCATACTGTGACATCCATGGTGATAAGTTGATTTTAGAAGGATTTTTAGGTACTGAAGATGGTGAAGTTCTAATTGATAAAACTTTAGAAGGGGATAGGAATTCTTTAGAAGAACTAGGCTATAATCTTGCAAGGATAATGATCAAGGAGAGGGATGCCAAATGA
- a CDS encoding bifunctional precorrin-2 dehydrogenase/sirohydrochlorin ferrochelatase has protein sequence MFYPIMIDIEDKKIVIIGGGKVGYRKAKNFLEFEGKVTVISEEFFGKFSELKNKYGENLILIKDTYNNEYIHKSFLVVAATSSRNMNKQISKECSKQGILCNVVDSLEESEFTSTSVINKGDLILSISTMGKCPFLSKKIRIDLEKKYSDIDEEYINLLGEIRKIIISKYSHRKKELLDHCLDLTKEELEKFYEELKGV, from the coding sequence ATGTTTTATCCTATAATGATAGATATTGAAGACAAAAAAATTGTAATAATAGGTGGGGGAAAAGTTGGATATAGAAAAGCTAAAAATTTTCTAGAGTTTGAAGGAAAAGTTACAGTAATAAGTGAAGAGTTTTTTGGGAAATTCTCTGAACTAAAGAATAAATATGGAGAAAATCTTATATTGATTAAAGATACATATAATAATGAATATATACATAAATCTTTTTTAGTAGTAGCTGCAACTTCCTCAAGAAATATGAACAAACAAATTTCTAAGGAATGTAGTAAACAGGGTATTTTATGTAATGTAGTGGACAGTCTAGAAGAATCAGAATTCACTTCTACCTCTGTAATTAATAAAGGGGATCTTATATTATCGATTTCTACTATGGGGAAATGTCCCTTTTTAAGTAAAAAAATAAGGATAGACTTAGAAAAAAAGTATTCAGATATAGATGAAGAATATATTAATTTATTAGGAGAAATAAGAAAAATTATTATTTCAAAATATAGTCATAGAAAAAAGGAACTGTTAGATCATTGCCTAGACTTGACTAAGGAAGAGTTAGAAAAATTCTATGAAGAACTTAAGGGGGTATAA